In Desulfovibrio sp. ZJ209, one genomic interval encodes:
- a CDS encoding sigma 54-interacting transcriptional regulator — protein sequence MPKPLAAVPGSAPLAPASQLALLLELTALVNSAGDVAESLERALALMATHLPIIHAMVTLVDPKSGEIRTSAAYGLNPAERRRGRYLQGEGVTGRVIASGRAMCVCDAGSEPLFLNKTRSRDLTRERVSFLCVPIRLHDQVVGALSVDQHSTDAGTLEDELHLLQVIAALLAHTALESQDRMAEAAPPRARPAGFVGNSEAMHAVYAQIAQVGPSPATVLLQGESGTGKELAARAIHAASPRAAGPFVSLNCAALPESLMESELFGHERGAFTGAAQTRKGRFELAAGGTLFLDEVGELAPATQAKLLRVLQERAFERLGGMETLRADVRIITATNRDLEQMVEAGAFRRDLFYRLNVFPLCLPPLRERPEDILPLAAHFLGRFAGGGRGPAHLSLAVMDMLQRYAWPGNVRELQNVMERAALLLGPERVVLPQHLPPALHGGAAPGSGDGRPAAPPPPGSLAGRLEEVERASIVEALDACAGHMGKAAAALGLTERVMALRLKKYGLSYKTFRQGKRPLS from the coding sequence ATGCCCAAGCCCCTTGCCGCCGTTCCCGGTTCCGCCCCGCTCGCGCCCGCATCGCAGCTCGCGCTCCTGCTCGAGCTGACCGCGCTTGTCAACAGCGCGGGCGACGTGGCCGAGAGCCTTGAGCGCGCGCTGGCCCTCATGGCCACGCATCTCCCCATCATCCACGCCATGGTCACGCTGGTGGACCCCAAGAGCGGCGAGATACGCACCAGCGCCGCCTATGGCCTCAACCCGGCGGAGCGGCGCCGGGGCCGCTACCTGCAGGGGGAGGGCGTCACGGGCCGCGTCATCGCCAGCGGGCGCGCCATGTGCGTCTGCGACGCGGGCTCCGAGCCGCTTTTTCTCAACAAGACGCGCTCGCGCGACCTCACGCGCGAAAGGGTGTCCTTTCTCTGCGTGCCCATCCGGTTGCATGACCAGGTGGTGGGCGCCCTCTCGGTGGACCAGCACAGCACGGATGCGGGCACGCTGGAAGACGAGCTCCACCTGTTGCAGGTCATCGCCGCCCTGCTCGCGCATACGGCGCTGGAAAGCCAGGACCGCATGGCCGAGGCCGCGCCGCCCCGGGCTCGCCCGGCCGGTTTTGTGGGCAATTCCGAGGCCATGCACGCGGTCTATGCCCAGATCGCGCAGGTGGGGCCCTCGCCGGCCACTGTGCTGTTGCAGGGCGAATCGGGCACCGGCAAGGAGCTGGCCGCCCGCGCCATCCACGCGGCGAGCCCGCGCGCCGCCGGCCCCTTTGTGTCGCTCAATTGCGCGGCGCTGCCCGAAAGCCTCATGGAGAGCGAGCTTTTCGGCCACGAGCGCGGCGCCTTCACGGGCGCGGCCCAGACGCGCAAGGGCCGTTTCGAGCTCGCCGCCGGCGGCACGCTCTTTCTGGACGAGGTGGGCGAGCTCGCGCCGGCCACGCAGGCCAAGCTCCTCCGGGTGCTTCAGGAGCGGGCCTTCGAGCGCCTGGGCGGCATGGAAACCCTGCGGGCGGATGTGCGCATCATCACGGCCACCAACCGCGACCTCGAACAGATGGTGGAAGCCGGCGCCTTCCGCCGCGACCTCTTTTACCGGCTCAATGTCTTCCCGCTCTGCCTGCCCCCGCTCAGGGAGCGGCCAGAGGACATCCTGCCGCTGGCCGCGCATTTTCTCGGCCGCTTCGCCGGCGGCGGGCGCGGGCCCGCGCACCTTTCGCTCGCCGTCATGGACATGCTCCAGCGGTACGCATGGCCCGGCAACGTGCGCGAGCTGCAAAACGTCATGGAGCGCGCCGCGCTCCTGCTCGGGCCCGAGCGCGTGGTCTTGCCGCAGCATTTGCCGCCCGCCCTGCACGGCGGCGCCGCGCCCGGGTCCGGGGACGGGCGCCCGGCCGCGCCTCCTCCCCCCGGGAGCCTCGCCGGGCGCCTGGAAGAGGTGGAGCGCGCGAGCATCGTGGAGGCGCTTGACGCCTGCGCCGGCCACATGGGCAAGGCCGCGGCCGCGCTCGGCCTCACCGAGCGGGTCATGGCCCTCAGGCTCAAGAAATACGGCCTGAGCTACAAGACCTTCCGGCAGGGCAAGCGTCCTCTTTCCTGA
- the truA gene encoding tRNA pseudouridine(38-40) synthase TruA has product MRLKLLLAYDGTGFSGWQVQEKPQPPPTVQGTLEAALARLAGRPVRVFGSGRTDAGVHAHGQVAHCDVPDRPGFDWRHALNAVLPPAVRVLAAEGAPPEFDARRDAVAKTYVYQFWREGRFVPPAVAPFVWACGPLDEGRMRAALPSFVGERDFASLRNAGSETRGSVRRIFAATLDAQPPQEFYPPHAPLLRLTVTANGFLKQMVRNIAGLLAACGRGKLAPEAVPAMLAACERAAVPAPTAPPQGLALARVDYGAEADPSAGQ; this is encoded by the coding sequence ATGCGCCTCAAGCTGCTGCTGGCCTATGACGGGACGGGATTCAGCGGCTGGCAGGTACAGGAAAAGCCCCAGCCCCCGCCCACCGTGCAGGGCACGCTGGAGGCGGCGCTCGCGCGGCTGGCGGGGCGCCCTGTGCGCGTGTTCGGCTCGGGCCGCACGGATGCCGGCGTCCATGCGCACGGGCAGGTCGCCCATTGCGACGTGCCAGACAGGCCCGGTTTTGACTGGCGCCACGCCCTCAACGCGGTGCTTCCGCCTGCGGTGCGCGTGCTCGCCGCCGAGGGGGCGCCCCCGGAGTTTGACGCCCGGCGCGACGCCGTCGCCAAGACCTATGTCTACCAGTTCTGGCGCGAGGGCCGCTTCGTTCCCCCCGCCGTAGCGCCCTTTGTCTGGGCCTGCGGTCCGCTGGACGAGGGCCGCATGCGCGCGGCCCTGCCGTCATTCGTGGGCGAGCGGGATTTCGCCTCGCTGCGCAATGCCGGCTCGGAGACGCGCGGCAGCGTGCGCCGCATCTTCGCCGCCACGCTGGACGCGCAGCCCCCGCAGGAATTTTACCCCCCGCATGCGCCGCTTCTGCGGCTCACCGTGACGGCCAACGGCTTCTTGAAGCAGATGGTGCGCAATATCGCCGGCCTCCTCGCGGCCTGCGGGCGGGGCAAGCTCGCGCCCGAGGCCGTGCCCGCCATGCTCGCCGCCTGCGAGCGCGCGGCCGTGCCCGCGCCCACCGCGCCCCCGCAGGGCCTCGCGCTGGCCCGCGTGGACTATGGCGCGGAGGCCGACCCCTCCGCCGGACAGTAA
- the fliJ gene encoding flagellar export protein FliJ produces the protein MPFRFKMQKVLDYRAQLEEEAKVRLADAEHKLRQAREHLDAIRAEMAAAEEKSRAGGLLQSGERWLHEQYLKGLAGDARQAELQLRMQKQVAEEARAHLAERAMERKLLEKLKERQKAQYLHAERQQEQHFNDEISTLRYKASAF, from the coding sequence ATGCCGTTTCGCTTCAAGATGCAGAAAGTGCTGGACTATCGCGCCCAGCTGGAGGAAGAGGCCAAGGTGCGCCTCGCCGATGCCGAGCACAAGCTGAGGCAGGCGCGGGAGCATCTTGACGCCATCCGGGCGGAAATGGCGGCGGCCGAAGAAAAGTCCCGCGCTGGCGGCCTGCTCCAGAGCGGCGAGCGCTGGCTGCACGAACAATATCTCAAGGGGCTTGCCGGCGACGCCAGGCAGGCGGAGCTCCAGTTGCGGATGCAAAAGCAGGTGGCGGAAGAGGCGCGGGCGCACCTCGCGGAACGCGCCATGGAACGCAAGTTGCTGGAAAAGCTCAAGGAACGGCAGAAGGCCCAATACCTCCACGCGGAACGGCAGCAGGAGCAGCATTTCAATGACGAAATCTCGACACTCCGCTACAAAGCTTCGGCTTTCTAG